In Actinoplanes lobatus, the DNA window CCGGTGCACTACGGGTTCATGCTCCTGACCTCGGGTGACGAGTACCCGGACCTGAGTAACACGTGGGCGGGTCAGCAGAACGGGCTCGCTGGCGCTGCGACCCCCGGCGTCCTGTCGATGATCACCGGGTTGCACACCGGCCGGGTGCCGCTACGGATCGAGTGGCACGCCACGGCATCGGAACCCGGCGCCGACTGGGAGGAGATCGTCGACGTGCCGTTCACCCCGCCGTCGGTGGACATGTGCGTCCGATCGTTTGACGACTCGTTCGACGTCCGGCTACCCGACACCGGCCTGCTGCGCGCGCGGTACTGCGCCGCCGGGATGGACGCCGCCCGGGACGCTGACACCGTCATGTCCGAGGAACCGACCGTGGACCGGTATCTGCTGCAGCTGTGGCCCGACGAGGAAGCGGCGGAGACGATCGTGCGGCAGACCAGCGCCATCGCCGCGTACTGGCACGGTGTCGCCCGGGAAACACCACCGGCGGCCGAGCACACCCGCGACACCGGCGAGAACGGCGACGACGACGGTCAGGACGGCTGGGGCGAAGACGGCCAGGAAGACTGGTACGACGCTTGGGCGTGGGGCGACCGGCCGCCGTCGGATCGGCTGCGGCAGCTGCGCGGGAACGTGCTGGGTGTGGCGCAGGATCATCGGGACCTGCTGGACGTCTTCGACGGATGGGATCCCGCGGTGCAGCGGGCCGCGGCCCGGTGGCTGGCCCGCCGAGCTTTCGAGGTCGCCGGGATGGACGATATCGGCTGGGTCCGTCCGGCACTGACCGCCATGGACCTCGGTGAGCCGCTACCGGAACCGTTCACTTCCCCGGAAGCGGTGTTCCCGCTGCTGTGGACCGGATTCAACGGGTCCGGTCCGGTGCCGTTCGATGCGTCGCAAGGAGCCAGGCACCGGCCGTCGTTCGCCGTTCCGGCACTCTTCGCCGCAGTGAACGACGATCCGCTGGAGGCGGTCGTCGACGCGTTCAGCCACGCGGAGGCGACCTGCGACGGTCAGGCACACGATCTGCTCACCGGCCTTCGCAGCCGGTTCCCGTTCCCGGCCGGACGGTGACGTGGTCGCAGTTCGGCGAACAGGCGCGGCCCAGACGATGGCCGAGATCCCGCAGAGGCCTCCCAGTCGCTCGACCTCATCCGTGGTCGGCAAGGTTATTGGCGAGCCGGCTGCAACACGCTCACCGACCCGACGCTGACCATGTTCTTTGTCAGGATTGCGCTCGGGCAGCCGATCGGCGGGCCGGAGGCTGCTGCGGATCGGCGTGGGCTACTCGTGGCTTGGGTAGCCGTCCAGGTGCGCCGCTGGCTCGACGATCGGCTGCTCGGCAACGTCGCGACTTTGGTCATCCCGCCCACCGAGTTCCTGCTCGCTGAGGCGGCCAGGCCTCGGGAGCGACCGTCGTCCTATATGGGCCGGTCATGAGCCAGGCCGGGCGTCGCCACCACGACGGCAACACCTGTCGTTCGCAGCCACGGCAGCGCTGCTCGTGAATGGCAGCACTTCGGGCGGTCAATGCAGAGGCGGTGGTGTCTTCCCGCATGTGGGCGGGCTGATCAGGGCCGGTGACAGCAGCCAGTCCGCCATGCGGGCGAGGCTGCGGACAGCGGCCGGATTGTGCGGTTCGTTGAGGTGGCCGTGGTGGACGCCGTCCTCGCGGATCATGACGAGGTCGACTCCGGCGGCGGCGAGTTCGGCGCCGTACTGCTGTCCGGAGGCGCGCAGAGGGTCGACGTCGGAGTTGAGGATGAAGGTGGGCGGCAGGCCGGTGAGGTCGTGGCCGCCCGGAAAGGCGTAGGGCTCGTTCAGGTCGGAGGGTTCCCGCACGTAGTTGAGGTTCATCCTGCGGATCGAACCGGCGCCCACCAGGTCGGGGTCGGGCAGCGTCGCGACCTTCGCGGCGAGTTCGGCGGTCATCGGCGGGAGTTCGGTGTGCAGTACGGGGTAGACGAGCAGAACGCCGCGGGGGAGTGGCCGGCCGTCGTCGCGCAGCCGGAGGGTGGCTCCTGCGGCGAGGTTGGCGCCGGCGCTCGCCCCGCCGAGAACCCAGCCGCGGACACCCGTGTCCGAGGCCCCTGCCCAGGCGAACGCCGCGACGAGTTCCTCGGAGGCGACCGGGTAGTGGAAACGCTCGCCGGGCTGGACCGGTGCCTGCTCCCCGGTCGTCCAGTCCAGGACCGGCGCGAGCCGGTAGTCCACGGCGACGACCGCTATGCCGCGCTCGGCGAGTTGCCGGGCGACCCAGTCGCTCTCGGGCATGTCGAGGTCGCCGCCGAAGAACGCGCCGCCATGTGCCCAGACGAGTCCGGCGCCGGCCTGCCCGTCGGGGGTGTAGACGCGTACGGGAATCGGGCCGTGCGGCCCGTCGATCCGCCGGTCCTCGACCGTGACTCTCATGACCGGTGTCCCGCGTCGATGGCTGTGGTGGTACGCCGGACGACCAGGGTGGGTGACAGTTTGATCTGTGCGGTGCGGCGGTCGCGGTCGCCGATCCGGTCGATCAGCAGGCGGGCGGCGTTCGCGCCCATCTGGCGGCCGTCCTGGTCGACGCTGGTCAGGGAGATCGGCCCGAGGGCGGCCAGCGCGCTGTTGTCGTAGCCGGCCAGTGAGATGTCGCCGGGCACGGTCAGGCCGGCTTCGGTGATCGCCTCCAGTGCGCCGAGGGCGACGACGTCGGCGCCGGCGAAGATCGCGGTGGGCCGGACCGGGCGGGCGAGTAGCTGTTGAGCACCGAGGTAGCCCCCTTGCTGGGTGTAGCTGGTCGACGCGATGTCGACCTCTTCCTCCAGGCCGTGCGTGATCATCGCCTCCCGGTAGCCGCGGGCGCGCTGGGCGTTGGGCATTTCGGCGAGGCGTACCCGGTCGGTCTCGTGGTGTTCGATGTGCGCGATGCGGCGGTGGCCGAGGCTGACGAGGTGGTCGACGACCAGGGCGGCGCCGGCGATGTCGTCGTCGGTGACGCTGTCGTAGGCCGGTGAGGAGCCGTGCCGGCCGACGACCACGGTCGGCACGCTGCGGGCGACCTCGTTGAGCCGGCTCTTCGCCGAGACGGGGGCGATCAGCACGAGGCCGTCCATGCTGCGGTCGATCATGGCGTCGATGACCCGCGCCTCGGCCTTCTCGCCGTTGCAGCCGGGCGCGAGCAGCACCTGGTAGTCGCTGTCGCCGAGTTGGGCGGTGATCCCGTCGAGGATGTCGGCGAAGAACAGGTTGCGCAGCTCGGGCAGCATCACGCCGATGGTGTACGTCTGTCCGCGCAGGCCGCGGGCGGCGGCGGACGGCCGGTAGCCGAGGTCGGCGATGGCCTGCTGCACCTTCTCCCGCATCGCGGGGCTGGCGCCGTACGCGTTGCGCAGCACCTTGGAGACGGCGGTGGTGGACACCTGGGCGTGGCGCGCGACGTCGACGATGGTGACGCGACGGGTCGCGGGCTTGTCCACCTGATCTCCTCTGTCGTTGGGGTTGAGCAAAGCGTACTGATCAGCGTGGCGGGCCGGTGGTGGCCCGTACCGCTGGTGTGGGGGTGAGTTTCACCTGCACGGCCGGGCGGCCCGGTTCGGCGATGCGGTCCAGCAGCAGCTGGGTCGCCGTGGTGCCGATCCGGTGGCCGGCCTGGTCGACGGTCGTCAGTGAGATCGGCCGGTAGCCGGCCAGGGCGATGTTGTCGTAGCCGGTGACGGAGATGTCGCCGGGCACGGACAGGCCGGCTTCGGCGAGGGCGTCGAGGACGCCCAGGGCGACGACGTCGGCGCCCGCGAAGATCGCGGTGGGCGGGTGCTCGCGGTCGAGCAGGATCCGGGCGCCGTGGTGGCCGCCGTCGCGGGTGTAGCTGGTGGAGGCGATGTCGATGTGCGCGGCAAGCCCGTGCTCGAGCATGGCGTGGCGGTAGCCGTCGGCGCGCAGCGCGTTGGGCATCTCGGCGAGCCGTACCCGGTCGGTCTCGTGGTGCTCGATGTGGGCGATGCGGCGGTGGCCGAGGCCGGCCAGGTGCGCGACCATCAGTCCGGCGCCGGTGAAGTCGTCGTCGTTGACGGTGTCGTAGCGCGCCGAGCGGCTGTGCCGGCCGATGACCACGGTCGGCACGGTGCGCGCGACGCGTTCCAGGTGCGCGGGCAGCGAGACCGGTGCGATCAGGATCAGGCCGTCCATGCTGCGGTCGATCATCGCCTCGGTCACTCGGGCCTCGCTGGCCGCGTCGTTGCATCCGGAGGTCATGAGCACCTGGTATTCGCTGCCGTCCAGATGTTCAGCGACGCCGTCGAGGATGTCGGCGAAGAACGGGTTCCG includes these proteins:
- a CDS encoding LacI family DNA-binding transcriptional regulator — encoded protein: MDKPATRRVTIVDVARHAQVSTTAVSKVLRNAYGASPAMREKVQQAIADLGYRPSAAARGLRGQTYTIGVMLPELRNLFFADILDGITAQLGDSDYQVLLAPGCNGEKAEARVIDAMIDRSMDGLVLIAPVSAKSRLNEVARSVPTVVVGRHGSSPAYDSVTDDDIAGAALVVDHLVSLGHRRIAHIEHHETDRVRLAEMPNAQRARGYREAMITHGLEEEVDIASTSYTQQGGYLGAQQLLARPVRPTAIFAGADVVALGALEAITEAGLTVPGDISLAGYDNSALAALGPISLTSVDQDGRQMGANAARLLIDRIGDRDRRTAQIKLSPTLVVRRTTTAIDAGHRS
- a CDS encoding LacI family DNA-binding transcriptional regulator, translating into MARHAGVSTTAVSKVLRNAYGTSPQMHRLVRAAVDQLGYRPSAAARALRGRTWTVGVMLPDVRNPFFADILDGVAEHLDGSEYQVLMTSGCNDAASEARVTEAMIDRSMDGLILIAPVSLPAHLERVARTVPTVVIGRHSRSARYDTVNDDDFTGAGLMVAHLAGLGHRRIAHIEHHETDRVRLAEMPNALRADGYRHAMLEHGLAAHIDIASTSYTRDGGHHGARILLDREHPPTAIFAGADVVALGVLDALAEAGLSVPGDISVTGYDNIALAGYRPISLTTVDQAGHRIGTTATQLLLDRIAEPGRPAVQVKLTPTPAVRATTGPPR
- a CDS encoding alpha/beta hydrolase codes for the protein MRVTVEDRRIDGPHGPIPVRVYTPDGQAGAGLVWAHGGAFFGGDLDMPESDWVARQLAERGIAVVAVDYRLAPVLDWTTGEQAPVQPGERFHYPVASEELVAAFAWAGASDTGVRGWVLGGASAGANLAAGATLRLRDDGRPLPRGVLLVYPVLHTELPPMTAELAAKVATLPDPDLVGAGSIRRMNLNYVREPSDLNEPYAFPGGHDLTGLPPTFILNSDVDPLRASGQQYGAELAAAGVDLVMIREDGVHHGHLNEPHNPAAVRSLARMADWLLSPALISPPTCGKTPPPLH